A single Aspergillus puulaauensis MK2 DNA, chromosome 7, nearly complete sequence DNA region contains:
- a CDS encoding uncharacterized protein (COG:S;~EggNog:ENOG410Q2HD;~TransMembrane:7 (o12-34i46-64o84-111i123-146o171-193i205-223o254-273i);~antiSMASH:Cluster_7.2), producing the protein MAFDSSNDPGFALVRGMWAAVAVAAFILILRVFAKIKLRQFRFDDVLMIVSWGMTLAATVLLQLSVNHGFGTDLTKLEYADLKVVLKAIAIEIPLVTIGTGFARSAFALYIIAILGNKRTYTIALWSVMLLQLAGNIVSGVLPLSICRDVRVLWNPNIKTTCGDSAAVIKFAYFSSAVNAAADLFLAVFPTVIFWNLNLRLRIKISLIILMSLGILAMIAVIIKSTKYGDIPGITNLGAHGGIELIRWGYAENLIIIITSSVPCIRPLLISSVRKLSSAARSRSYELSGPFSGNKGVQSKTSRNNHSSGRSDNPGYGDEDDLPEETDSIERILQDAETAERNRELRRGITKQVDISVMSAHSQSEWSGNRSP; encoded by the exons ATGGCCTTTGATTCTTCCAACGACCCAGGCTTTGCCCTGGTCCGGGGCATGTGGgctgccgtcgccgtcgctgcgttcatcctcatcttgCGAGTCTTTGCAAAGATCAAGCTGCGCCAGTTCCGCTTCGATGATGTGCTGATGATCGTGTCCTGG GGAATGACCCTGGCAGCGACcgtcctgctgcagctgtccGTCAATCACGGCTTCGGCACCGACCTGACGAAACTCGAGTATGCCGACCTCAAGGTCGTGCTGAAGGCCATCGCGATCGAGATCCCGCTTGTCACCATCGGCACTGGCTTCGCCCGCTCTGCCTTTGCCCTGtatatcatcgccatcctggGGAACAAACGCACGTACACCATTGCCTTGTGGAGCGTCAtgctgctccagctcgcgGGGAACATCGTATCTGGCGTGCTGCCTCTGAGCATCTGCCGGGACGTGCGCGTGCTGTGGAATCCAAACATCAAGACAACATGCGGAGACAGCGCGGCCGTTATAAAATTCGCCTACTTCTCATCTG CCGTCAACGCAGCAGccgacctcttcctcgccgtcttcccCACAGTAATCTTCTGGAACCTCAACCTGCGCCTGCGGATCAAAATCAGTCTAATCATCCTAATGAGCCTGGGGATCCTGGCCATGATCGCCGTGATCATCAAGTCCACCAAATACGGCGACATCCCGGGCATCACGAACCTAGGCGCCCACGGCGGCATCGAGCTCATCCGCTGGGGCTACGCCGAGAACCTgattatcatcatcacctcgTCGGTGCCTTGTATCCGGCCGCTGCTGATCTCGTCGGTGCGGAAGCTGTCGAGTGCAGCCCGGTCGCGGTCTTATGAACTCAGTGGGCCTTTCTCGGGGAATAAGGGCGTTCAGTCGAAGACGTCACGGAATAACCACTCCAGTGGACGCTCCGATAACCCGGGGtatggagatgaagatgactTGCCCGAGGAGACGGATAGTATCGAGCGGATCCTGCAAGATGCAGAGACGGCAGAGCGTAATCGGGAGTTGCGCAGGGGCATCACGAAGCAGGTTGATATCTCGGTGATGTCGGCGCATAGTCAGTCAGAGTGGAGTGGGAATCGGTCGCCTTGA
- a CDS encoding putative isoamyl alcohol oxidase (COG:C;~EggNog:ENOG410PIAC;~InterPro:IPR006094,IPR036318,IPR016166,IPR012951;~PFAM:PF08031,PF01565;~SECRETED:SignalP(1-19);~SMCOG1138:FAD linked oxidase domain protein;~antiSMASH:Cluster_7.2;~go_function: GO:0016491 - oxidoreductase activity [Evidence IEA];~go_function: GO:0050660 - flavin adenine dinucleotide binding [Evidence IEA];~go_function: GO:0071949 - FAD binding [Evidence IEA];~go_process: GO:0055114 - oxidation-reduction process [Evidence IEA]) — protein sequence MKAAWTAAAALLLAGSTSASSGDCHCLPGDDCWPAASQWDSLNSTVGGRLIATVPVGSPCHDPTYDATACAQLKEDWNLPQTHYVSSSSVMQQFFANRSCDPFTDKSSPCELGNYVSYAVDVASSDDVVAAIKFAQDNNVRFVVKNTGHDYLGRSTGAGALSVWTHNLKDIEYVDWAEDSYTGPAYKLGSGVQGFDVLETTHAQGHVIVGGECPTVGLAGGYLQGGGHSALSTSFGLGADQSLAFEVVTAAGDVITASRTENTDLYWALSGGGAGNWAVVLSVTVKAYQSEIVSGATVTYSTKDLSKDVFIEAVDHFHRLLPDMIDAGTTVIYQMLPGYFLIKPLTAFNMTSAQVKDILAPFLSELDSLSIQYQANYTQYDSYYDHYQQYMGPLPNGNLGVGEFTYGGRLLPRSVLQSNPTDLATALYDITSQGVVAVGVGLNVAKTNDVDNAIFSHWREAAVTMQIGLSYNDTAPWSQLLAEQQKMTDEINPLLEAVTPGGGTYENESNFLQPNWKEVFFGDNYSKLEEIKSKWDPNHVFYVLKGVGSDYWSVSEEGRMCRAQKRSTPPACRA from the exons ATGAAGGCCGCCTGGACCGCAGCTGCTGCTCTGCTGCTCGCCGGCTCGACCTCTGCGTCCTCCGGCGACTGCCACTGTCTGCCCGGCGACGACTGCTGGCCCGCCGCCAGTCAATGGGACTCGCTGAACAGCACCGTCGGTGGGCGTCTGATCGCGACGGTGCCCGTGGGATCTCCTTGCCACGACCCGACCTACGATGCGACCGCCTGCGCACAGCTGAAGGAGGACTGGAATCTCCCCCAGACCCA CTATGTTTCGTCATCGTCGGTCATGCAGCAGTTCTTTGCCAACAGGAGCTGCGATCCCTTCACTGACAAGTCGAGTCCGTGTGAGCTTGGAAACTACGTGAGCTATGCCGTTGATGTTGCCTCGAGCGACGACGTCGTTGCCGCGATCAAGTTTGCGCAGGATAACAATGTCCGCTTCGTCGTTAAGAACACCGGCCATGA CTATCTAGGTCGTTCGACCGGTGCCGGTGCACTCTCCGTCTGGACGCACAACCTCAAGGATATCGAGTACGTCGACTGGGCCGAGGACTCTTATACTGGACCCGCATACAAGCTGGGAAGTGGCGTGCAGGGATTTGATGTCTTGGAGACCACCCACGCCCAGGGCCATGTAATTGTCGGTGGCGAGTGTCCGACAGTCGGTCTGGCAGGAGGATATCTCCAGGGTGGAGGACACTCGGCCCTGAGCACCAGCTTCGGTCTCGGTGCTGACCAGTCGCTGGCCTTTGAGGTCGTCACCGCTGCTGGAGATGTTATCACGGCCTCGCGCACGGAGAACACCGACCTCTACTGGGCCCTCAGCGGTGGCGGTGCCGGCAACTGGGCCGTCGTCCTGTCTGTTACGGTCAAGGCATACCAGAGCGAGATTGTCTCCGGGGCGACTGTGACCTACAGCACCAAGGACCTTTCCAAGGACGTCTTCATTGAAGCCGTGGATCACTTCCACCGTCTCCTCCCTGACATGATTGATGCTGGCACTACGGTCATCTACCAGATGCTCCCTGGCTATTTCTTGATTAAGCCCTTGACTGCGTTCAACATGACCAGCGCGCAGGTTAAAGATATTCTTGcccccttcctctccgaaCTCGACAGCCTCAGCATCCAGTACCAGGCCAACTATACCCAGTACGACTCCTACTACGACCACTACCAGCAGTACATGGGTCCCCTGCCCAACGGCAATCTTGGAGTCGGCGAATTCACCTACGGCGGCCGTCTCCTCCCACGATCGGTACTGCAGTCGAACCCGACTGACTTGGCCACTGCATTGTACGACATCACCTCCCAGGGCGTTGTCGCAGTTGGCGTCGGCCTGAACGTCGCAAAGACCAACGACGTCGACAACGCCATCTTCTCACACTGGCGAGAAGCCGCCGTGACGATGCAAATCGGGCTCAGCTACAACGACACCGCGCCGTGGTCCCAGCTGCTCGCCGAACAGCAGAAAATGACCGATGAGATCAACCCGCTGCTGGAAGCCGTCACGCCCGGCGGTGGTACGTACGAGAACGAGTCGAACTTCCTGCAGCCGAACTGGAAGGAGGTCTTCTTTGGCGACAACTACTCCAAGctcgaggagatcaagagCAAGTGGGATCCCAACCACGTCTTCTACGTGCTCAAGGGAGTCGGCAGCGACTACTGGAGTGTCTCTGAGGAGGGGCGCATGTGCAGAGCCCAGAAGAGGTCTACGCCTCCTGCGTGCAGGGCTTGA